The DNA window ATCTCCACGATCACATCGCGGGCCGTGTCGCTGTCGTCGGTCGCGAACAGCTCCTTGAGCTGTTCCTCGGCCCGGGCGATCTCGCGCTCCAGCCCCTGGATCTCGTCCTGGGCCATCTGGCGGAACTCGGGGTCGTTGCCATCGCCGTCCAGCAGCGCCCTGGTGTCCGCATTCCGGGCCTCGAGCTCGCGCAGCACGCGGTACTGGCGCACGAACTTGGTCAGCGAGCCCAACTCCTTGCTCAGCGCGCGCGCCCGGCCTGGGCTGGAGGCCACGTCGGCCGAGGCCAGCAGGCCCTCCAGCTCGGCGTAGCGAGTGCTCATGTGGTCGAGCTTCTTCAGGAGCGCATCTGTAAGCATAGAGAGCTTCTGCTATTACGCCACGGACGAGCCGGCGCCGCTGGCCCCCTGGCCGGCCCGCGGCCCGTGATCGGGTCGGCGGCGCGCCGAATCATTGCGGCTGGGCGGCGCCAGTGCCCGAAGCGGCGGCCTCACCTGACGCCTGCTTGCCCCAGCCATACCGGCGCTGGAACCGTTCGACACGGCCCGCCGTGTCCACGAACTTCTGCTTCCCCGTGTAGAACGGGTGGCAGTTCGAACAGACCTCGACGTTGATGGCCGGGCGGGTCGAGCGGGTCTTGAACGTGTTTCCGCAGCCGCAGGTGACGGTGCATTCGACGTAGTTGGGATGGATGCCTTTCTTCATGGATCTTCCCTGCCTGTTGCGACGGCCTTGTGACTCTGGATCGCCCAAGACCCACTATTATAGCGCCCAGAGCCCGGAAAGCAAGGAAAAACGGCGGCGACTCTGCATTCAGGCGCCTCTTGCGCCGCGCCCAGGATTCCCTACAATAGCAATTGATGAGGCTTCCACCCGGGGACGGGGCGGCTGGTTCCGCTCACATGCGAAAGGAGGCTGAGATGGCGACGTTGGACAACCTGAAGGCGGCCTTTGCGGGCGAGAGCCAGGCGAACCGGTCGTACCTGGCGTTTGCGAAGAAAGCGGAGGCCGACGGCTTCCCGCAGGTGGCGAAGCTCTTCCGCGCGGCCGCCGACGCCGAGACGGTGCACGCCCACGCCCACCTGCGCGTGATGGGCGGCGTCAAGACCACCGTCGAGAACCTCGAGGCGGCCATCGCGGGCGAAGGCCACGAGTTCCGCGAGATGTACCCCCAGTTTGTCGCCGAGGCCCAGAGCGAGGGGAACAACCCGGCGCTCGTGTCGTTCCGCAACGCCATGATGGTCGAAGAGATCCACCACGGGCTCTACGCGAAGGCCCTCGCGGCCGTCAAGGCCGGCAAGGACCTGCCGGCCGCCGCGGTCTTCGTCTGCGGCGTGTGCGGCAACACCGTGAGCGGCCAGGCGCCCGACACCTGCCCCGTCTGTGGCGCCCCCAAGGCGCGCTTCACCGAGACCAAGTGACGCCCCCCAGTGCCGGCGGGACGAGCGGCGTCCCGCCGGCACCCCGCTCGCCAAGAAACTGTCGGCCAGGTGCCGAAGGAGGCCGGATACCCAGGGGCGGTGCGCGCGGGGCGGATGCAAGGCGCGGCGAGGGCCATCCCATAACCCTCTGTGGCCCAATGCCTTACGCTCTCCGGCTATGCTCCCTCTATACTGGCTCATCCCGCAGATGAGCGAGTATGGCCGGAGCCGCGAGAATCGCCAATCTTCGCCCATCTACCCATGCTGTATCACTTCCCCCCCTCACAGGGTTGATACAGCATGAGCAGGCTGCGCCCGCCAGGGGCTCGGCAGAGCCCTCCCCAGGGACCCCCAGGTCCGCGGGGAGAGGGCATGCCCACGCCCCGCACCAGGCCAGTTGAACCAAGGCGGCCAAACCCTGACGAGCCTTAAAAAAGCAGGGCGAGGAATAGGGAAGGCCAAGGGGCGGCTCGTCCCCGTTCGAGCACGCAACGACCCGTGACCTTTCCCTATTCCTCGACCCCATATCTGCACGCGGCCCCAGAGGCCACACCATCGTTCGGCCAGACGTGTCAGGAGGCCCCGTCCCCGTTTCGGGCGCCTCGGCACATACAGCCATGCCTGGCCGCCGGTTCAGTGTGACCCCTTGGACGGGGCCCCGATGCATTCGTCTCCTGCTTCACGTGTCACGCCACGCGGCTCTCGGGCACGTTGTCGAGCCGCACAGCGACCTTGGTCGAAACACCCGGCTCCTGCATCGTGATGCCGTAGAGCACGTCGGCCACCGCCATGGTCTGCTTGGAGTGGGTGATGATGATGAACTGCGACTCCTTGAGGAACTCGCGCAAGAGGCCGACGAAGCGGCCGATGTTGTTGGCGTCGAGCGGCGCATCCACCTCGTCGAGGATGGCGAAGGGGCTGGGCCGCGACTTGAAGATGGCGAGCAGGATGGCGGCGGCCGTGAGGGCCTTCTCGCCGCCCGAGAGGAGGCTGAGGCGGCTCGTCTCCTTGCCGGGCGGCTTCGCGATGATGTCCACCCCCGCCTCCAGCACGTCCACATCGGGCTCGAGCACGATGTCGGCCTTGCCGCCATTGAAGAGCTTGCGGAAGAGAATCTGGAAGTTCTCGCGCACGGCGGCAAAGGTCTGCTCGAAGAGCTGGCGACTCTGGCGGTTGACCTTGCGGATGACCTCCTGGAGCTGGGCCTTGGCCTTCTGGAGGTCCTGCTCCTGGGTGGTGAGGAAGTCGAGGCGCTCCTCGAGCTGTGTCTGCTCCTCGATGGCCAGGAGGTTCACCGTGCCCATGCTGTCGAGCTTGCGGCGCAACTCGTCCATCTCGCCCTGGAGCACGGCCCAATCC is part of the Planctomycetota bacterium genome and encodes:
- the rpmE gene encoding 50S ribosomal protein L31, with protein sequence MKKGIHPNYVECTVTCGCGNTFKTRSTRPAINVEVCSNCHPFYTGKQKFVDTAGRVERFQRRYGWGKQASGEAAASGTGAAQPQ
- a CDS encoding rubrerythrin family protein, whose translation is MATLDNLKAAFAGESQANRSYLAFAKKAEADGFPQVAKLFRAAADAETVHAHAHLRVMGGVKTTVENLEAAIAGEGHEFREMYPQFVAEAQSEGNNPALVSFRNAMMVEEIHHGLYAKALAAVKAGKDLPAAAVFVCGVCGNTVSGQAPDTCPVCGAPKARFTETK